Sequence from the Candidatus Paceibacterota bacterium genome:
TAGGTCTCCCATACCGAGCCTGTCGGCGACCGCCGCGTATAATTCAAGAGTTTCGTTGGCAATTCGCTTCTGCTTTTCGGAAGGATGAACGCTTAGCGTTTCAAGATTATGCAAACGGTCAAGGAGTTTTACTATGATAACTCTGATATCCTGCGCCATCGCCATGAACATTTTTCTGGCTGATTCCGCGCTCCGTTCGGCTCCGTGATATCTTACTTCGCTGGCTTTTGTTACGCTTTTTACCAAAAAAGCTATTTCTTCTCCCAATTCTCTGCGAATTTTTTTTAGCGTGCCGTTTTTTGTTTCTTCCGTATCGTGAAGAAGCGCGGCGCTTATGGCGCCGGCATCCATTTTCAATTCCGCCGCTTTTAGAGAGACTTCTATCGGATGGATTATATACGGTTCGCCGGTAATGCGTTTTTCCGATTTATGTATTTCGCTCGCGATTTCAAAAGCTTTTTTTATGATTTTTAGGTCTTCTTCGGAATAGTTTACCGGAAGTTTTTGTTTGTATTCTTCAAAATCCATTATTTTTTAATATTGACATAATATACGCCTGCGGGTAAAGTGATAGAAAATTTGGTGTTTGAAAAATATCTTTTGAGAAAGGAGAAAAGGGGATGAACGGTTTTTTGATAAGCGGTAAAGAAATCGAGAGAACTTTGGAGCGGTGGAAATACGGCGGTTTTTTGGAGAAAAATATGCCGATGGTCTCTGTTGCTAAATTTATCCGCGGGCTGCGACTTTTAGGTATTCTCTTTTTCCCTGAAAAATTGGCGAGCAAGGTGTCGGAAGGATTGCCTTTGGAGGGAGAAGAACACAAAAAAATCATCGAAGTTGCCGATGAAGTGCTGTCTTCTTTCGTGAAAACGATAAAACAAAAAAGCGGCAAAGAAATATCAAAACGGCAAGTTTGCTCGAGAGTTGCCGGGCATTGCGGTCTTTTTCCCCCGCACCTTCTCAGAGAATACACGATCTGATCCTTTTTATAAAAGGCCGGTCTCTATGACCGGCCTTTTATTATTTTTTATATCCGCATTCTTTATTCGAGCACTTGATTCCGCTCTTGAGCTCGACAAGGGGCGACTTGCATTCGGGGCAGAGTTCTCCCGTCGGTTTTTGCCAGGTGGCGAATTTGCAATTTGGCCAGAGTGAACATCCGTAAAATATTTTTCCGCGCCTTGTTTTTCTTTCCACGACATCGCCTTCTTTGCACAAGGGGCATTTCATATTAAGGGATTTCGGCGGCAGGGGTTTTGTGTTCTTGCAGTCAGGAAAACCGGAGCAGGCAAGGAAGCGTCCGAAACGGCCGTGTTTTATGACCATTGGCTTTCCGCATTCTTTGCAGACTTCATCTGTCGGTTCAGTAAGATCTTCTTTTTCCACGCTTTCGTATTTTTCCAAAAGATTTTTTTCGAAAGGTTCGTAAAATTCTTTTACAATCGGCGGATATTCCGTTTTGCCTTCGGCAATATCGTCCAAATCGCTTTCCATCTTGGCGGTAAAATTTATGTCAACAATTTTAGGAAAATGTTCAACCAAAATTCCGTTTACTTTTTCTCCTATTTCCGTGGGCACGAACCTTTTTTGCTCGTCGCGTTCCACGTAGTTTCTTGTTTCAATCGTTGAAATTATTTGGGCGTAAGTTGAAGGCCGGCCGATGCCGTTTTTTTCAAGCTCTTTGACGATAGAAGCGTCGTTAAATCGCGCCGGCGGCTGAGTTTGGTGCTTGTCCGGAATTATTTCTTTTGCCGAGATTTTGTCAGTTTTTGAAATTTCGGGAAGAATTTTTTCTTCTGCTTTTACCGGATAAACTTTCAAGAATCCGTCAAATTTGAGTATTGAACCTTTTGATTGAAAAAGATAATTTTTCCCGTCTTCGCCGTTTGCTTCTATCTTTATGTTTGTGTCTTCAAAAACGGCGTTTGCCATTTGGCAGGCGATAAACCTCTGCCATATTAAACTGTAAAGTTTGTGCTGAGACGGATTAAGGTCGTTTTTTATGGAATCGGGGGAAAGGTGCGGGTGAGTCGGCCTTATAGCTTCGTGAGCTTCCTGCGCGCCTTTTGATTTTGTTTTGAACCGGCGATATTTTTCCACTCCGTATTTTTCTCCGAAACTATTTTTGATGAAGTCGCTTGCCTGAACCAGCGCGCTTTCGGCGATATTTAAAGAATCCGTTCTCATGTAGGTTATGAGGCCGACATGCCCTCCTTCTTTTTTTAAGTCTATTCCTTCATAAAGCTGTTGGGCGAGCATCATTGTCCTTTTGGCGGAAAATTTCAGCCGTTGCCATGCCGCTTGCTGCAAGGTGCTTGTGGTAAAAGGAGGCCGAGGAGTTCTTTCAACGGATTTTTTTTCTATGTCCGTTATTTTGAATTCGCGATTTTTAAGCGCGTCTATTATTCCGTCAACTTCGTCTCCGTCCAAAAATCCCGGCTTGGGAACGGCTTTCTCGTCTATCTTCACCAAAAATCCCTCAAATTCTTCTTTCTGCCCGTCTTCTTTTTTAAAAATCACTGTTATGAGCCAATAGTCCTGCGGTATGAAATCTTTTATTTCTTTCTCGCGTTCCACTATAAGGCGCAGGGCAACAGACTGTACGCGTCCGGCAGAAAGCCCGCGCATCAGTTTTTTCCATAAAAACGGCGAAAGCTTGTATCCCACGAGCCGGTCTAAAATTCTTCTCGCCTGCTGCGCGTTTACAAGATTTATATCCAATGCGCGCGGATTTTTAAGCGCTTCTTCTATCGCCGACTTGGTGATTTCATGAAAGGCGATGCGTTCAATCGTTTTTTGCCCGACTGCCGCCGAAGCGGTTTTTTTACTTTTCTTTTTTTGTTCGTTCAGGTTCAGTGCCTGAATAAGGTGCCAGGCGATGGCTTCTCCTTCGCGGTCTTCATCGGTTGCCAGTATTACTCTTTCCGCTGTTTTCGCGGCTTTCTTCAAGAGGTTGACCTGTTTCTCGCTTTTTTTGGGAATTACGTATTTGGGTTTAAAGTCATTTTCAAGGTCTATCCCCAGGTTTCCTTTTGGCAAATCCCTAACATGCCCGTTTGACGATTCAACGGTAAAGTCTTTTCCCAAAAACCGGGAGATTGTTTTTGCTTTGGTTGGGCTTTCTACTATAACCAGGTTTTTCATTTTATTTTTTGTAAATTTTTCCTCCGTTTTCTTTTATAAGCCCTTTTATTTCCATTTGCATTAAGATAGCCATAACTTCTTTTGCTGTCAAATCGGACTCTTTTATTATTTCGTCGCGAGCTTTCGGTTCCGACAAAAGGAATATTATTTTTTCTTCATCGGATGAAAGGTTTAACCCTCCGTTTTTTTCTTCGGATTTTTCTTCAAGCCCCAAGGCAAAAATAGCGTCTTTTGCTTCTGTTACGGGCACCGCGCCCATTTTTATCAAAAGATTGGGTCCTTTCGAATTTTCGCTGAAAATGGAACCGGGCACGGCCATAACTTCTTTTCCGTATTCCAGAGCAATGTAAGCCGTTATCATCGCCCCGCTTTTTTCCGGCGCGTCTGTAACAAGAATTCCTTTTGAAAGCCCCGCCACTATTCTGTTTCTTCTTGGAAATGTGTATTTGGCCGCGCGCATTTTTAAAGGATATTCGGAAACAAGACTTCCTCCTTTTTCAAGTATCTCTTTTGCCAGACCGAAATTCGCTCTCGGGTATATGACGCTGTCGGAAAGCCCGCATCCCAAGACAGCTGTTGTTTTGAGCCCGTTTTCCATGGCGGCTTTATGAGCGATAGCGTCTATCCCGAGCGCCAAGCCGCTTACTATATTTATATCAAAACCGTTGAACCCGTGTATTATTTTTTCCGTTGCCTGTTGTCCGTATGAAGAAAATTTTCTGGTGCCGACAACCGCTAGCAAAATTTGTTTTTCGCCGGGCAGATTTCCTTTTAAATAAAGCATCTGAGGTTCGGGGAAAGTTTCCTTTAAAGAAGAAGGGAATTCGTCTTCAAGAAGAATTTTAACATCTTCTTTTTCAAGAAACTCGAATTCTTTTTCGGGATTGACGCCTTCTCTGAAATCTTTGAGCGATTCGGTTTCTCCGGCGGTTTTTATTTTTGAAAATTCCGCTTTCCATGCTTTTTCAAAAGAACCGAAACTTTTTTTGATTTTTTTCAGAGAAACGGCATCTAGCTGCGGTGATTGATTGAAAGCGTTGGCGAAGATTTTTTCCGTTTCGTTCATCTGCGTATGCTCTTTATTTTATAGTATGGAAAATCGCTGTCAAAATTTTTTGATAATTTTGATTTGATTTTTTTGACTGCTCTGCCTTTTTTTGTTTTTTCATTATTAAGGGGGATTTTTTTGAGTTCACCTAATGGGGTCGAAATAGAAACAGGGGAAGTATAAAATTTTTATTGCAGATGAAAAAATAGAAAAGGAGAGCGAAGTTTTTTAACCTTGACAACTCTTAGATAAGCGTGCTATTTTGTGGTTAGAAAAAAAGGTCAAAAAGACCATTGAAAATAAACTTTTTGAGGAAGGGAGGTGGTTTGGATGAAGCGTCAGTCGTCTACGTCTTTCGGGATGTGGCTTTCGCTTGTCGGAGTTTTTGCGGTTTTGGCATGCCTTTCTTTTGCTCAGGGGTGCACTACCCTTTTAACAGAGAAAGGCCGCGAGGAACGTGATTTGAATCTGAATTATAAAAAGGTGTTTGTCGCGGACGCCGGGATGAAAGCCTATTTCAACTGCCGTAAGGCGGGTGGAAGCAAGGAATTTTGCGAGGTTCGTTACGGTGTCTATGATGACGGCGAAGGCGGATTTTTGCCGGACGCTGAAGGTTCATATAAGTCAACTTATTCACCGGTTTCTGGCGGTTCGGTAAATTCGGTAAACCATGTTTCCAGTCGCGCGGATATTCCCCCGGTAGAAAAACGCCACTATTTAAATATCGGCGGCGATCCAGTAAATCGTTATCGGAAACTTGGTGCGGATGAGACTTTAAGTTCTCTTCCTTATGACACCGAGGTTGTTTTAGAAGGTCGGAACAGAAATTCTACCGGGTGGATACGAGGCGGAACACCGGCTGTTTATGGGCCGGATGGAAAACTACGCTGGATAAAAGCGTGCGGAAATGATGTTTTAAAAATTTTGCGGGATGCGCGGCCTTTGTCCGAACAAACCCCTGTCGTTGCAACAAAAAGAGAGGATGAAAGCAAAACTGTTTATAATCCTCCGTTCCAGTTTTTGCCGATGCCGAACCTTGGTATGGCATATCTGGATGCGCCGAGAGGAACGTGGCAAGGCAATTTGTGGGAGATGGTACCGAGAACTTACTTGGGCGCAAGCGCCAATTGGGTTTTTGGTTTGCCTGACACCAACTTCAACACTTCCGTGAACACTCAGACGGGTGTCGGAGTTAGCGCAACGGGAAGCGGCGCGGGAGCAGGCGGCGGAACAACAACGTCCGCGCCCACAACAACCACAAATACCACTTCCAGTTCCAACTCCGGATATTCAAGCTCCAATACCAGTACTTATTATTATCAGTCGCTTCCAGGGCAAACTTCTGTCGTGGCAGGTGGCGGTCCGGTTGGCGGAGCTCCGGGAAATGCCGGTTCTGGCGCCGGAGCTCCGATTGGAGGCGCTCCTACTGTTATTGTAACAACGCCTTCCTCCGGGGTAGCAATTGGCGCCGGCGGTGCTGGCGGCGGTTTTGGTGGAACTGGCGTCGGCGGACCTGTTGGCGGCAATGCTCCTTAAAAAGTTTTTTCAATAAACAATTTCGCGAGGAAAGTCTGGAAAACTTTCCTCGCGCGCATTCTTGAATTTTTAAATGCTTTGGCGTTTGAAGGTTCAAACATGCGATATCAAAATTAAATATAAAAAAACGAATATGAAAAAAATAATATTAAAAACAATAGTGCTATCTGTCGTCGCTTTAACAACGGTTGCCATGTTTTCGCCCGGTGCTTTTGCTGCGACTTTTAACACCGACCCTGCCGATTATCAAACCTTAAGAGTCGGCAATGTCACCAAACAGCCCGGGACTACAAGTTCTGGCTGGGGTACTTCTATTACCGCTACTCCCGGCGACATAATCGCAGTGGCTGTTTATTATCACAATACTTCTTTGGAAACGGCAAAAGACGTGAGGGTAAAAATTACTCCCAAAAATGACGCGGAAGGAATAAACCATGTAATTCGCGCGGAGGTATGGTCTGAAAATACCCCGATAGCTTCGGGAAGCGTTAGCATTTCTTTGTCGGAACCTCGCTCTCTTGACTATATCGAAGGTTCTGCTACTTGGAGGCCGAACCAGACTACTTACGGTTCTTCGGAGTTTCCTTTTGGTCAGGAAAAATATCATATCTTTACTACGAGCGGAATAAGAATCGGCGATATAGCCCCGGGGTGGTCCAGCCAAGGAAATGTGGTCGTTTCTTTTAAAGTGAATGAAAACGGGGGTTCGGTTTCGGGCTCAAAATTTTTATCTGTCGTGTCTTTGTCCCCGGATTCTGTCGGGCTTTATGACGCGACATTGAAAGGTTCTGTCGCTTCAAATGATACCGTT
This genomic interval carries:
- the topA gene encoding type I DNA topoisomerase gives rise to the protein MKNLVIVESPTKAKTISRFLGKDFTVESSNGHVRDLPKGNLGIDLENDFKPKYVIPKKSEKQVNLLKKAAKTAERVILATDEDREGEAIAWHLIQALNLNEQKKKSKKTASAAVGQKTIERIAFHEITKSAIEEALKNPRALDINLVNAQQARRILDRLVGYKLSPFLWKKLMRGLSAGRVQSVALRLIVEREKEIKDFIPQDYWLITVIFKKEDGQKEEFEGFLVKIDEKAVPKPGFLDGDEVDGIIDALKNREFKITDIEKKSVERTPRPPFTTSTLQQAAWQRLKFSAKRTMMLAQQLYEGIDLKKEGGHVGLITYMRTDSLNIAESALVQASDFIKNSFGEKYGVEKYRRFKTKSKGAQEAHEAIRPTHPHLSPDSIKNDLNPSQHKLYSLIWQRFIACQMANAVFEDTNIKIEANGEDGKNYLFQSKGSILKFDGFLKVYPVKAEEKILPEISKTDKISAKEIIPDKHQTQPPARFNDASIVKELEKNGIGRPSTYAQIISTIETRNYVERDEQKRFVPTEIGEKVNGILVEHFPKIVDINFTAKMESDLDDIAEGKTEYPPIVKEFYEPFEKNLLEKYESVEKEDLTEPTDEVCKECGKPMVIKHGRFGRFLACSGFPDCKNTKPLPPKSLNMKCPLCKEGDVVERKTRRGKIFYGCSLWPNCKFATWQKPTGELCPECKSPLVELKSGIKCSNKECGYKK
- the dprA gene encoding DNA-processing protein DprA, coding for MNETEKIFANAFNQSPQLDAVSLKKIKKSFGSFEKAWKAEFSKIKTAGETESLKDFREGVNPEKEFEFLEKEDVKILLEDEFPSSLKETFPEPQMLYLKGNLPGEKQILLAVVGTRKFSSYGQQATEKIIHGFNGFDINIVSGLALGIDAIAHKAAMENGLKTTAVLGCGLSDSVIYPRANFGLAKEILEKGGSLVSEYPLKMRAAKYTFPRRNRIVAGLSKGILVTDAPEKSGAMITAYIALEYGKEVMAVPGSIFSENSKGPNLLIKMGAVPVTEAKDAIFALGLEEKSEEKNGGLNLSSDEEKIIFLLSEPKARDEIIKESDLTAKEVMAILMQMEIKGLIKENGGKIYKK